Proteins encoded within one genomic window of Cyprinus carpio isolate SPL01 chromosome A15, ASM1834038v1, whole genome shotgun sequence:
- the rabgef1l gene encoding RAB guanine nucleotide exchange factor (GEF) 1, like isoform X1, translated as MSDFYFDAWRAGNASQSLPSLPAVKGFPSTTFDQNTNDERKLVLRDLLNSLRSVKYTQIKLFSLFTSVQEARHCRMNPQVVRRGFSVQQSDLMCKRGCGFYGNAVWQGLCSRCWREENQCTRTKQIEDDRALAERLQREEEAAYASSGREEARSRPESSKTHSTVPIVKRLFTSAPKAPARRDAGAPKTAVSQSTSLSRQPSAERDHVTQHFIDFLKPFQRPGYDIFKQCHAFVENIAHKKVAVRGEDFSDSVQDFYQHISEYLQTNFKGSADVMETVMDEVERYVMGRLYEQLFCPDHTDDEKKDLVIQKRIRALHWVSIAMLCVPVDEKIPKVSDSVERAITDLINLDSKKVPKEKLACATRCSKHIMTAIQGSKKAAASADDFLPTLVYIVLKANPPRLHSNIQYITRYCNPSRLMSGEDGYYFTNLCCAVAFIEKLDAQSLNLSHEDFELYMSGASSPSGPKATSSGNSLQKGFKEEHSAAEPQLEPRRAEETRPLETDLIEWSDGQELSVLGMLEEPPARTHTSNTFTIDSDNIGGDSLPPPLQPQKFAG; from the exons ATgtcggacttttattttgacgccTGGCGCGCAGGAAATGCGTCACAATCGCTGCCATCGCTTCCTGCGGTAAAGGGATTTCCGTCAACAACATTTGATCAAAACACCAATGACGAGCGGAAACTGGTTCTTCGTGATCTTTTAAACTCGCTGCGAAGTGTAAAATACACCCAGATAAAGCTGTTTTCGCTGTTCACATCAGTACAAGAGGCTCGACAC TGCAGGATGAACCCTCAGGTGGTGCGCAGGGGCTTCAGCGTCCAGCAGTCGGACCTGATGTGTAAGAGAGGATGCGGTTTCTACGGTAACGCCGTCTGGCAGGGCCTCTGCTCCAGATGCTGGCGAGAGGAGAACCAGTGCACCCGGACCAAGCAGATAGAGGACGACAGGGCGCTGGCCGAGAG GTTACAGAGAGAGGAGGAGGCGGCGTACGCCAGCAGCGGCCGTGAGGAGGCGCGATCACGACCAGAATCCTCCAAAACACACAGCACTGTGCCCATCGTGAAGAGGCTCTTCACCTCTGCTCCCAAAGCACCCGCAAGGAGAG ATGCAGGAGCTCCAAAGACGGCGGTGAGCCAGAGCACCTCGCTCAGCCGACAGCCCAGTGCAGAACGTGATCATGTGACACAACACTTCATCGACTTCCTGAAGCCCTTCCAGAGACCTGGATATGACATCTTTAAACAGTGCCATGCCTTCGTTGAAAATATCGCACACAAAAAG GTGGCTGTACGTGGTGAGGATTTCTCAGACTCTGTGCAGGATTTCTATCAACACATTTCAGAGTACTTACAGACAAACTTTAAAG GGTCTGCAGATGTGATGGAGACTGTGATGGATGAGGTTGAGCGGTATGTGATGGGCCGTCTATATGAGCAGCTCTTCTGCCCTGACCACACTGATGATGAGAAGAAAGACCTGGTCATCCAGAAGAGAATCAG ggCTTTGCACTGGGTGTCCATTGCGATGCTGTGTGTTCCTGTGGACGAGAAGATCCCTAAAGTATCAGACAGTGTGGAGAGAGCCATAACAG accTGATCAACTTGGACTCTAAAAAGGTTCCCAAGGAGAAGTTGGCGTGTGCCACCAGGTGTAGTAAACACATCATGACTGCCATCCAGGGCAGTAAGAAAGCTGCCGCCTCAGCTGATGACTTTCTGCCCACTCTCGTCTACATCGTGCTGAAGGCCAATCCACCTCGATTACACTCCAACATCCAGTACATCACACGCTACTGCAACCCCAGCCGCCTCATGAGCGGAGAGGACGGATATTACTTCACCAACCTG TGCTGTGCCGTGGCGTTCATCGAGAAGCTTGATGCGCAGTCGCTGAACTTGAGTCATGAAGACTTTGAGCTCTACATGTCCGGTGCATCATCTCCGTCGGGTCCCAAAGCCACTTCATCTGGCAACAGCTTACAGAAAGGCTTTAAAGAGGAGCACTCCGCGGCAGAACCACAGCTGGAGCCGAGGAGAGCAGAGGAGACACGTCCTCTGGAAACAGACCTCATCGAATGGAGCGACGGTCAGGAGCTCTCAGTGCTGGGCATGTTAGAAGAGCCACCTGCACGGACTCACACCTCCAACACATTCACTATTGACTCAGACAACATAGGCGGCGACAGCCTGCCTCCTCCATTACAGCCGCAGAAGTTCGCTGGATAG
- the rabgef1l gene encoding RAB guanine nucleotide exchange factor (GEF) 1, like isoform X2 gives MNPQVVRRGFSVQQSDLMCKRGCGFYGNAVWQGLCSRCWREENQCTRTKQIEDDRALAERLQREEEAAYASSGREEARSRPESSKTHSTVPIVKRLFTSAPKAPARRDAGAPKTAVSQSTSLSRQPSAERDHVTQHFIDFLKPFQRPGYDIFKQCHAFVENIAHKKVAVRGEDFSDSVQDFYQHISEYLQTNFKGSADVMETVMDEVERYVMGRLYEQLFCPDHTDDEKKDLVIQKRIRALHWVSIAMLCVPVDEKIPKVSDSVERAITDLINLDSKKVPKEKLACATRCSKHIMTAIQGSKKAAASADDFLPTLVYIVLKANPPRLHSNIQYITRYCNPSRLMSGEDGYYFTNLCCAVAFIEKLDAQSLNLSHEDFELYMSGASSPSGPKATSSGNSLQKGFKEEHSAAEPQLEPRRAEETRPLETDLIEWSDGQELSVLGMLEEPPARTHTSNTFTIDSDNIGGDSLPPPLQPQKFAG, from the exons ATGAACCCTCAGGTGGTGCGCAGGGGCTTCAGCGTCCAGCAGTCGGACCTGATGTGTAAGAGAGGATGCGGTTTCTACGGTAACGCCGTCTGGCAGGGCCTCTGCTCCAGATGCTGGCGAGAGGAGAACCAGTGCACCCGGACCAAGCAGATAGAGGACGACAGGGCGCTGGCCGAGAG GTTACAGAGAGAGGAGGAGGCGGCGTACGCCAGCAGCGGCCGTGAGGAGGCGCGATCACGACCAGAATCCTCCAAAACACACAGCACTGTGCCCATCGTGAAGAGGCTCTTCACCTCTGCTCCCAAAGCACCCGCAAGGAGAG ATGCAGGAGCTCCAAAGACGGCGGTGAGCCAGAGCACCTCGCTCAGCCGACAGCCCAGTGCAGAACGTGATCATGTGACACAACACTTCATCGACTTCCTGAAGCCCTTCCAGAGACCTGGATATGACATCTTTAAACAGTGCCATGCCTTCGTTGAAAATATCGCACACAAAAAG GTGGCTGTACGTGGTGAGGATTTCTCAGACTCTGTGCAGGATTTCTATCAACACATTTCAGAGTACTTACAGACAAACTTTAAAG GGTCTGCAGATGTGATGGAGACTGTGATGGATGAGGTTGAGCGGTATGTGATGGGCCGTCTATATGAGCAGCTCTTCTGCCCTGACCACACTGATGATGAGAAGAAAGACCTGGTCATCCAGAAGAGAATCAG ggCTTTGCACTGGGTGTCCATTGCGATGCTGTGTGTTCCTGTGGACGAGAAGATCCCTAAAGTATCAGACAGTGTGGAGAGAGCCATAACAG accTGATCAACTTGGACTCTAAAAAGGTTCCCAAGGAGAAGTTGGCGTGTGCCACCAGGTGTAGTAAACACATCATGACTGCCATCCAGGGCAGTAAGAAAGCTGCCGCCTCAGCTGATGACTTTCTGCCCACTCTCGTCTACATCGTGCTGAAGGCCAATCCACCTCGATTACACTCCAACATCCAGTACATCACACGCTACTGCAACCCCAGCCGCCTCATGAGCGGAGAGGACGGATATTACTTCACCAACCTG TGCTGTGCCGTGGCGTTCATCGAGAAGCTTGATGCGCAGTCGCTGAACTTGAGTCATGAAGACTTTGAGCTCTACATGTCCGGTGCATCATCTCCGTCGGGTCCCAAAGCCACTTCATCTGGCAACAGCTTACAGAAAGGCTTTAAAGAGGAGCACTCCGCGGCAGAACCACAGCTGGAGCCGAGGAGAGCAGAGGAGACACGTCCTCTGGAAACAGACCTCATCGAATGGAGCGACGGTCAGGAGCTCTCAGTGCTGGGCATGTTAGAAGAGCCACCTGCACGGACTCACACCTCCAACACATTCACTATTGACTCAGACAACATAGGCGGCGACAGCCTGCCTCCTCCATTACAGCCGCAGAAGTTCGCTGGATAG